The following coding sequences are from one bacterium window:
- a CDS encoding aminotransferase class I/II-fold pyridoxal phosphate-dependent enzyme, whose translation ARTKAILVNSPANPTGNLLTDANLAAIAALGPCVVSDEIYHGLVYAGRARSILEFTDNAFVLNGFSKKYAMTGWRLGYVIAPPKFVRPMQKLQQNFLISAGSIPQHAALAALREAGPDVARMVAVYDERRRFLVRRLRELGFGIAVEPTGAFYVLVNARHLDGDSHRLAFDILEKAGVAVTPGIDFGRAAEGFLRFSYANSLERIAAAMDRLGEYLKARSKP comes from the coding sequence GGCGCGGACGAAGGCGATTCTCGTCAACTCGCCGGCCAACCCGACCGGCAACTTGCTGACCGACGCGAACCTGGCGGCGATCGCCGCGCTCGGGCCGTGCGTCGTCTCGGACGAGATCTACCACGGCCTGGTCTACGCGGGGCGGGCCCGCTCGATCCTCGAGTTCACCGACAACGCCTTCGTGCTGAACGGCTTCTCCAAGAAGTACGCGATGACCGGCTGGCGCCTCGGCTACGTGATCGCGCCGCCGAAGTTCGTCCGCCCGATGCAGAAGCTGCAGCAGAACTTCCTGATCTCCGCCGGCTCGATCCCCCAGCACGCGGCGCTGGCCGCGCTGCGGGAGGCGGGGCCGGATGTGGCCCGGATGGTCGCGGTCTACGACGAACGGCGCCGCTTCCTGGTGCGCCGGCTGCGGGAGCTGGGGTTCGGCATCGCCGTGGAGCCGACCGGGGCCTTCTACGTGCTGGTCAACGCCCGGCACCTCGACGGGGATTCGCACCGTCTGGCGTTCGACATCCTCGAGAAGGCCGGGGTGGCGGTGACGCCGGGGATCGACTTCGGCCGCGCCGCCGAGGGCTTCCTGCGCTTCTCCTACGCCAACTCCCTCGAGCGCATCGCGGCGGCAATGGATCGCCTCGGGGAGTACCTCAAGGCGCGCTCGAAGCCCTGA